From a region of the Erinaceus europaeus chromosome 14, mEriEur2.1, whole genome shotgun sequence genome:
- the ENPP7 gene encoding ectonucleotide pyrophosphatase/phosphodiesterase family member 7: protein MRRWAVLLTGALATLLDVGSGMPLARQGSRSKLLLISFDGFRWDYDQDVNTPHLDAMAQDGVKAHYMTPAFVTLTSPCHFTLVTGKHIENHGVVHNMYYNTSSKVKLPYHPTLTIHHWWDNGSLPIWITAQRQGLKTGSFFYPGGNVTYQGTVVTLSRIESVLHNYKNETEWRANIDTVMRWFTEEGLDLVTLYFGEPDSTGHKFGPESPERKAMVEQVDRTVGYLREQIRASGLEQDLNLIITSDHGMSTVQKKAGDLIEFHKFPNFTFKDIEFELLDYGPSGLLLPKEGRLEHVYQVLQSAHPRLHVFKKEDFPKSLHYAGHLRITPLLMYSDPGYVIHGRLNVQFNNGEHGFHKDAIDMKTIFRAVGPDFRQGLEVAPFDSVHVYELMCKLLGIVPEPNDGQLNTLLPMLRSGPEPSSTALLSSVRLLVVTGLLAAVTVPAWAV from the exons ATGAGGCGCTGGGCTGTCCTCCTCACTGGGGCGCTGGCCACCCTCCTGGATGTGGGGTCTGGGATGCCTCTGGCCAGGCAGGGCTCCCGGAGCAAGCTGCTTCTCATATCCTTTGATGGCTTTCGCTGGGACTATGACCAGGACGTCAACACCCCCCACCTGGATGCCATggcccaagatggggtgaaggcaCATTACATGACCCCGGCCTTTGTCACCCTGACCAGCCCGTGCCACTTCACCCTGGTCACTG GCAAGCACATCGAGAACCACGGCGTGGTGCACAACATGTACTACAACACCAGCAGCAAGGTGAAACTGCCCTACCACCCCACGCTCACTATTCATCATTGGTGGGACAATGGCAGCCTGCCCATCTGGATCACCGCCCAGAGGCAG GGCCTGAAGACGGGGTCCTTCTTCTACCCTGGAGGAAACGTCACCTACCAGGGCACGGTGGTGACACTGAGCCGCATTGAGAGCGTCTTGCACAACTACAAGAATGAGACAGAGTGGAGGGCCAACATCGACACGGTGATGCGCTGGTTCACGGAGGAGGGCCTGGACCTGGTCACACTCTACTTTGGGGAGCCAGACTCCACTGGCCACAAGTTTGGGCCTGAGTCTCCAGAGCGCAAGGCCATGGTGGAGCAGGTAGACAGGACAGTGGGCTACCTGCGTGAGCAAATCCGGGCCAGTGGCCTGGAGCAGGACCTCAACCTCATCATCACATCCGACCATGGCATGAGCACCGTGCAGAAGAAGGCAGGCGACCTGATAGAGTTCCACAAGTTCCCCAACTTCACCTTCAAGGACATTGAGTTTGAGCTGCTGGACTATGGCCCCAGCGGCCTGCTGCTCCCCAAGGAGGGCCGGCTGGAGCACGTGTATCAAGTGCTCCAGAGTGCCCACCCCCGCCTCCATGTCTTCAAGAAGGAGGACTTCCCCAAGTCCCTGCACTACGCTGGCCACCTGCGGATCACCCCTCTGCTCATGTACAGTGACCCTGGCTATGTCATCCACGGG AGACTGAATGTGCAGTTCAACAATGGGGAACATGGCTTCCACAAGGATGCCATAGACATGAAGACCATATTCCGAGCAGTGGGCCCTGACTTTCGCCAGGGCCTGGAGGTGGCGCCCTTTGACAGCGTGCACGTATATGAGCTCATGTGCAAGCTGCTGGGCATCGTGCCTGAACCCAATGATGGACAGCTCAACACGCTGCTGCCCATGCTGCGCTCCG GCCCGGAGCCCTCCAGCACTGCCCTGCTGTCGAGTGTCCGCCTGCTCGTGGTGACTGGACTGCTGGCAGCTGTGACTGTCCCAGCCTGGGCAGTATAG